The nucleotide window AAACGAGCCGCCGGTCCCCGCACTAACCGGCATGCCCGTACAATCAGGATACGCGGGTTGGGGCAGGCTGGGTAGCGTAAACGGACCAGCCGTTTCGGCGAAAAAGCCCCCATTCGCGGTCGATTTTCGCTGTTTTTGCCGTTTTTCGCTCATTTGGCCCGGCCGAAGCAAAACCCCGGCCGCGTGAGCGACCGGGGTTTCTGCACCGAATGAACGTTGTGCCTGTTTCAGTAGCAGACGTTCACCGTGCGCCAGCGGAAGCCGTACGGCGTCAGCACGCGGCGGGTCACGTAGCAGCCCTGGTAGCCATAGCCACCAACGAAGCCGACGCTGAAACCGGGATGCCAGTGATGGTGATGATGATGTGGAAACTTCGGCCAGATCATCGGACTGGCCGACGCGGACGTCGAAGCCAGCGAAACGGCGGTGAGCGAAGCGGCGGCAGCAAGGGCGAGGGTCACTTTGCGAAACATGGTCGTTCTCCTTTGGCAATGCGCGTTCGACTTTTCGTCTTGGCGCGGGTTTCAAGTTTCAGTCTTACCCATCGCCAATCTGTCGTGTGCCCACAGATGCGGGTTCGAGGAATCCGCTGCGCATTCGCCGACAATTTTCTGAACGATTATTCAGGTGTGAAAAACATCACATACGCTTCGAACAGCTATCGCTGAGGCGGTTTCACGCTGCCGCGCTTTGCTGTTCGTTAACCAGCGCCGACAGGGTGCCTGCATCCGTTATCGCGCGCACGATCATCGGCTCATTGCGTCCGCGAATCTCGGCTTCATGCTGCGGCAAGACGTCGGCGGCGAGTCCGGCCGTTGCGCGAACTTCGTCCGAGATGACGACTTCGCATGCAAGACTCTTGGTCATGTCCTGCAGCCGCGCCGCGACATTGACGGGATCGCCGAGCGCGGTGAACACCATATGATCGCGGTAGCCGATATCGCCGACGATCACTTCGCCGCCATTGATGCCGATGCCGAAGCGGATCGGCTCGCGCAAATCATGTTCGAGAAACTTGTTCAGATCGTCGACATTGACGGCGATCATCGCCGCCGCGCGCAACGCCTGGCGGCAGGCCTCCTGCCTGCTGGTCGAAAGCCCGAACAGCGCCAGCATGCCGTCGCCGACGAACTGGTTCGGCCGGCCGCCGCTCTCGATCACCGCCTGCGATACCGCGCCGAGGAACCGGTTGACGATGAAGACGGTGTCGAACGGCAGGCGCTTTTCCGCAAGCTTGGTCGAGCCGCGCATGTCCACGAACAGGCTGACGAGATAGCGCTCCTGGCCGATCCGCGTCGGGTTCGACTCATGACCATCGGCGGACATCGTATGCGGCAGGAAGAGCTGGAAGAACGAGAGATCGGTCGGCGGCCGTAACTGGCAGGCGAGACGGATGGATGGATCCGACGTGCCGACCCGGCCGAGCACGAAGGCCTCGCGCTGCGACGGCTCCGGCAGCGCAGAGCAGTCGCCGATGATGCGGATGCGGCAGGTCGAGCAACGGGCGCGGCCGCCGCAGACGCTGGCGTGGGGCACGTTGTTGCGCAAGCTGGCTTCGAGCACGCTGAGGCCCTTGGGAACGCGCACTGTGCGGCCGTTGCCGTAGGACAGGCTGATCATGCCGCGACGGCGCTCGTTGATGGCGCGCACGCCGCGCGCCACCAGCGCGACGCCGATCAGGCCGAAATAGCCGAACAGGAAATAGTCGGTGATGCGTTCGAGCGCCTGCGCCTCGGCCGGTGTGCCGATCTGGCGCTGCGACTGGGTTTCCGCCCGCCATTCGACGCTGTCATTGTCAATCACCATGCGCCCGCTCTGATAGAAGCCGAGCATGGAAAGCGTTGGAATCAGCACCGCCGCGGCGAGCAGGAAGGGCGCGGCGCGTTTGTAGAACGCCCGCATCCGCAGCCACAGATACAGCCCGATGCAGCCGTGGACCCAGGCGATGGTCATGACCGCGAGCATCATCCAGATCCGCCACGGCGCCCAGATCCAGTACAGGAACAGCACCTGCGGATAGAGTTTTTCATGCCCGTAAAGCGTCTGGCCGAGCCGGACGCCGATGATATGGGCGATGACCAGCATCGGCACGCTGAGGCCAAGCGCAAGCTGCAGCGGCTCGATCGCTTTCCAGCGGAATTGCCGGCGTTCATACAGTGCCCAGATGCCGAGCGCGGTGTGTACCAGGCATGCCGCATAGAACAGGATCGTGATAGGCAGGAATTGCCAGAGCCCCATGTGAAGATAGACACCGGTCGCCAGCGCCTCCAGCGAGATGTTGCCGAGCGCATGGTTGAGGAAATGGCTGACCAGATAGGCAAACAGGATCAAGCCGCTGGCAAGGCGGACCTGCCGCAGGCTGATGCCGCGGAGGAACGCTGTCAGTTGTTCTTTGGATAGGGCGGCCATGCGATCCATGGGGTCAATATCGGGCAATGGTAGCGATTAAATCATGCGGTGAATACCACCCGCCGTCGTCCCTGCGAACCGCAGGGACCCATACTCCGCGGCCTCTCAGTGGCGCTGTGGCCCATGCGGTTTTCCTTGCCATGGCCGGTGGTTATGGGTCCCTGCGTTCGCAGGGACGACGAGCAGCTTTTTTCGGTCGCGGCTCGTTGACACTCCCGGCGCAGTCGAGGAGAAAGCGCCGTGCCGATCACCCAGCCCCATAAGAGCCAATGCAGTTCCGCCACGCCGCCTTGGCTTGCCGTTATCCTGCTGATCGCCGCGTTGACCGCGATGCGGCTGGTCTATGCTAGCGTGCTCGATCTGCGCACCGACGAGGCCTATTACTGGACCTGGTCGAAGGAGAGCGCGCTCGCTTTTCTCGATCATCCGCCCGGCATCGCCTGGCTGATCCGGTTCGGCACCGCGATCTTCGGCGACACCAATCTCGGCGTGCGGTTCGGCGGCATCGTCGCGATGCTGGTCACGCAGCTTCTGCTCGCCGATATCGTCCGCCGCGTGACGCATGATGTTCGTGCGGTGATCTTCGCCGTGCTGTTGCCGGAAGCAGCGCTTTATTACGGGCTGTTGATGGCGAAGGTCTCGCCCGATACGGCGATGATCCCTTTCGCGGTCGCGATGCTGTGGTCGCTGGTGCGGCTCAACGAGAGCGGCAAACCGCGCTGGTGGCTCGCGGCGGGGCTGTTCGCTGGGCTCGCGCTGCTGTCGAAGCTCACGGCGATCATGCTGCTGCCGGCGGTGATCGCATTTGTGCTGGTGCCGGACTGGCGGCGGCGCTGGCTGCTCAGCCAGTATCCATGGCGGGCAGCCCTGATCGCGGCGATCGTGTTCTCGCCGGTCTTGATCTGGAACGCGCAGCACGACTGGGCCTCGTTCCGCTTCCAGTTCGTGCGCGCGGTTGCGACCCATCCGTTTTCGTTCCGCACCATCGGCGAATTCATCGGCCTGCAGTTCGGTCTCGTCGGCTTCGTGCTGCTGCCGGTGGTGCTGTCCGGCGTCACGCTGACGGCGTGGCGCGGCTATCGTACGCGCGAGCCGGTCGCGATCCTGCTGTCGACCGCCGTGCTGGTGCCGTTCCTCTACTTCCTCTGGAAGTCGCTGACGCTGCGCGTCGGAGACACCTGGCCGATGTTCCTTTGGCCCGCCGGCTTTGCCGCGACCGCCATCAATCTCGTTATGCTGCCGCGCGAGGGATTTTCGGAATGGATGGTCCAATCGACGTTCCGGTGGGCGAGGGTGGCCGTGATCTCCGGCATTGCTTTCGTGGTTGGCGTGTTCTTCTATTACGTCGCGGCGCCCTGGAATTTCATCGGCAGGACCGATCCCATTGGTGGCGAGGCCGGCTATGAGCAGGTCGCGGCGCGCGCGCGGGATCAGTTGCGAGAGACCGGCGCGACCTGGATCGCCACGTCGGACTATCGCACCTATGCCATGCTGCGCTGGTATTTCAACGGGCAGGTGCCGGTCGTTCAGATCAACGAGCGCGGCAGGTTTCAGGGCTTTCGCGATCCCGGCATGAATCTGATCAAGGATCATCCTGGCCTCTACGTCGCCCGCGAGCCGGACCATCGCCTGCCGCTGTGGGATCTCACCACGGCGAAGCGGCAGCCGCTGGAGCGGGTCGAGCGCGTCTGGCGCGGGACGGTGATGGATACCTACGCGCTGGAGAAGCTTACCGGCTGGACGCCCGAACTCTCGCCGCCGCCGGATTCGCCGCTGTTCCGCTGGCGCGTGCTGGCGGGGGTTTTGGGGCGCGACACTTGTGTTGCGTGAGGTCGTCGTCCCTCGCGAAGGCGGGGGATCCAGTACGCTGCGGCTTATCGGTTTAATCATTAGCGTCTCTGGGGTACTGGGCGGCCCGGTCAAGCCTGGCGATGACAACTGAGTGTGGGTTCGCGATCTCGCGACATGATCTGCCCGAGATTTGTCATCAACTTCCCGCCCTCTCCAATCAGAGCAACTGTGCCGAAGTAGCCCGGTGAACGGCTTTCTTGCCACCGTCGCCGCGCGAGGACGAACCTTGCGCAACTTAACGCCAGCACCGCGGCGCCAGAACCACACGACTTGGAATGGTGGGCACGGCGATAATCGCGCCTTTGCCCGCCCTACGAGCTCACGCCTCATCCTCGCGCTTGCTCAGCAAATCCTTCGCGAGATCGGAGAGCGCGGGCCGCGGCAGCGCGGTGAACGGCAAGGGGCGCGTGACGTCGATCGCGGCGAGGCCGAGCCTTGCGGTCAGCAGGCCGTTGAGCACGCCCTCGCCGAGCCGCTGCGAGAGTTTTGCCGCAATGCCGTGGCCGAGCATCTGCTGCACCAGGCTGTCGCCGACCGCCATGCCGCCAGTGATGGCGAGATGGCCGATGACGTGACGCAACAGGCTGAGCATGCCGAGCGTGCCGGGACGGCCGCCATAGAGCCGCGCCAGTTGCCGGATCAAGCGCATTGCGGCGACGAACACGAACAGCACGTCGATCAGCGCGCGCGGGCTTACCGCGGTGACGACGGAGACGCGTTGCGCAGCCGTTGAAACCAGCCGGCGCGCCTCTTCGTCGAGCGGCGCCATCAGTTCGCGTTCGGCAAGCTTGATCATGTCGGCGCCGTCGATGATGTCGTCGGCATGGCTTTTCAGCGTGGCGCGGGCGCGCGCCAGTTGCGGGTTCTGGTGCGCGAGCTTGAGCAGGTCGTTGACGACGGCGCGGCTCTCCGCGCGGTCGTCGCTGCGCAGTACTTCAGCGGCGCGCTGGTGCAGCTTTTCGATCGCCGCCAGCCGCGCCAGCCCGAACGCTTCGCGCGCGATGACGACGGTCAGCGCCAGCCCGGCTGCCACCGCAAATGCCAGCGCGACGTAGCCCAAGGTCTGGCTGCGTGCGAACAGATCCTCGATCAGATTGACGACGCCGAGCCCTGTGCCGAGCAGCACCAGTCCGCCTGCAGCCGACCAGAACAGCGCGCCCCAGCGAAAGCCGCGGCGCATCGGTTTCAGCGGCGCATCGAGCGGAACGGGCAGCAGCGCGGGATCGGCCTCCGGCGTGATCTGCACCGTGCCGCGGGCAGGGCGGCCGGTCTCCTCCGGATCCATCACGATGACGCCGGGATCGCCGAGCTTGAACGTCGCCGGCCGCCGATGCGGCGTCTTCTCGCTCATTGCAGTCGGTCTCCGATCAGGAACTGAAGGGCGCGGTCGAGGCGGATGTGAGGCAGCGCGGGCTCGTCCTTGGCCGTGTGCTCCAGCAGCGGCGGCCTGAAGCGCAGGAAGCGGAAATCGGCCTGTTCGGAAGCTGTGCTGGAAAGGCCGCGAAAGCCGCCCTTGAACAGCTCTTCGGGATCGGCGGGCAGGTCGCCGGGAAAGGTCGCCACTTCCGTCTCGCCGTCGAACGTATCGCCATTGGCGGTCTCGCCGGGCGCGGGCGTGCCGAGGATCGACGGCAGCTTCTCCCGGCCGCGCGCGACCATCGCCTCGCGCGTGGCGCGCACGGCGGCGAGTGCGACCACGTCGATGGCGGCCCCGGCATATTCGGCGCGGTCGGCTGCCTTGGCAACCGCACGCCGCAGCACCGCTTCCAGCCGGTCATGGCTGGAATGGTGCAGATGATCGGCCTTCGTGGCGGCAAACAGAATCCGATCGATCCGCGGACGAAACAGGCTGCTCAGGATGGTGCTGCGGCCGATACGAAAGCAATCGAGAATGCCGGCAAGCGCGGCTTCGAGATCGTGCAGCGCTTCGGGCCCGGCATTGAAGGCCGCAAGCGCATCGACCAGCACGATCTGGCGGTCGAGCCGCGCGAAATGGTCGCGGAAGAATGGACGCACCACGACGTCCTTGTAGGCCTCGTAGCGCCGCCGCATCATTGCCCACAGCGAACCGTCGGGCGCGGCGCCATCAATGGGCACATCGAGCGGGGCGAAGGTCAGCGCTGGCGATCCTGCGAGGTTGCCCGGCATCAGGAAACGCCCGGGCGGCAGCAGGCTCATGGCAAAACGTTCGTCGCGGCAGGCGCGCAAATAATCGGTGAACAGTTTTGCGGCGGCGAGCGTCGCCTGTTCATCCTCGCGGCTCTCAGCGGAGAGTGTCGCCAGATGCTCGTGCCATGGCGCGGCCAGCTTCACGCGCGGACCCTCTCGCGACAATGCGAGACTTTCCGCCGACCATTGCTCAAAGCTCCTGTTGAGCAGCGGCAGGTCGAGCAGCCACTCGCCGGGGTAATCGACGATGTCGATGGTGAGCGTGCGGTCGGCGCCGTTCTGCCGCTGGTAGTCGATGACCAGGCGCAGTTCAGAGATGTCGACGGTCGAGTTCGGCCAGCGCCGCTCCTCGATCAGGGTGCGGACGTGGGTTTCATAGGCGAAGCGCGGCACGGCATCGTCGGGCTGCGGCGCGAGCCGGGCGCCCGCGATCCGCCCCGTGGCATACGGCTCGAACACCGGAAACCGGCCGCCGCGGGTCAGGCCGTGGATCAGCGCCGTGATGAACACGGTCTTGCCGGCGCGCGACAGGCCGGTGACGCCGAGCCGCACGGTGGGATTGAAAAAGCTCTCGCCGTAATCCAGCAGTGCCTGCGCCGACAGGCGCGCTTCCTCGACGATATCTGAAAAACTGGGAGGCATGCGGGGCAGAGGGCTCGAGAGAGAAGTGTTGGTGTGCAATTACCGGAGAAGTGGCGATTGGCGGGCCGAAATCAAGCGCTCGTGATCGCCTGGCGGGGGAATCCCTCCGGGATATCCGGCGGTTACCGACTGCACGAAAATGCCACGACAACAGGATACTGGCGTCGTTCGCGAACCGCATGACGACGGCCTTGGGGCCAGCGGCGTGAACGGTTCGTTGACCTCGGAAGACCCATGTCCTAATCGCTCCCTCACCACTTTCTGCGGGCCTGCATGACCATCTTCAGACTGAAACAATTCGCCTCGACGTCCATCCATGCGGCGGCTGACGCCATGCACTGGAACTACGACCGCGCCGAGCTGATCGCCGACGGCGTCGTGCATGTCGTCGGCGTCTGTCTCGGGCTCGTCGCCGCCACCGCTTTGATCGTGCTGACCGCGGTCTATGCCGGTGCGTTCGAAATTACCGTGGTATCGGTCTACGTCGCAGGCCTGCTCGCGATGCTGACGTTGTCGGCGGTCTATAATCTTTGGCCGGTGTCGCGCGCCAAATGGGTGCTGCGGCGCTTCGATCATTCGGCGATCTATCTCTTGATCGCCGCCACCTATACCCCGTT belongs to Bradyrhizobium icense and includes:
- a CDS encoding adenylate/guanylate cyclase domain-containing protein, whose product is MAALSKEQLTAFLRGISLRQVRLASGLILFAYLVSHFLNHALGNISLEALATGVYLHMGLWQFLPITILFYAACLVHTALGIWALYERRQFRWKAIEPLQLALGLSVPMLVIAHIIGVRLGQTLYGHEKLYPQVLFLYWIWAPWRIWMMLAVMTIAWVHGCIGLYLWLRMRAFYKRAAPFLLAAAVLIPTLSMLGFYQSGRMVIDNDSVEWRAETQSQRQIGTPAEAQALERITDYFLFGYFGLIGVALVARGVRAINERRRGMISLSYGNGRTVRVPKGLSVLEASLRNNVPHASVCGGRARCSTCRIRIIGDCSALPEPSQREAFVLGRVGTSDPSIRLACQLRPPTDLSFFQLFLPHTMSADGHESNPTRIGQERYLVSLFVDMRGSTKLAEKRLPFDTVFIVNRFLGAVSQAVIESGGRPNQFVGDGMLALFGLSTSRQEACRQALRAAAMIAVNVDDLNKFLEHDLREPIRFGIGINGGEVIVGDIGYRDHMVFTALGDPVNVAARLQDMTKSLACEVVISDEVRATAGLAADVLPQHEAEIRGRNEPMIVRAITDAGTLSALVNEQQSAAA
- a CDS encoding glycosyltransferase family 39 protein, producing the protein MRLVYASVLDLRTDEAYYWTWSKESALAFLDHPPGIAWLIRFGTAIFGDTNLGVRFGGIVAMLVTQLLLADIVRRVTHDVRAVIFAVLLPEAALYYGLLMAKVSPDTAMIPFAVAMLWSLVRLNESGKPRWWLAAGLFAGLALLSKLTAIMLLPAVIAFVLVPDWRRRWLLSQYPWRAALIAAIVFSPVLIWNAQHDWASFRFQFVRAVATHPFSFRTIGEFIGLQFGLVGFVLLPVVLSGVTLTAWRGYRTREPVAILLSTAVLVPFLYFLWKSLTLRVGDTWPMFLWPAGFAATAINLVMLPREGFSEWMVQSTFRWARVAVISGIAFVVGVFFYYVAAPWNFIGRTDPIGGEAGYEQVAARARDQLRETGATWIATSDYRTYAMLRWYFNGQVPVVQINERGRFQGFRDPGMNLIKDHPGLYVAREPDHRLPLWDLTTAKRQPLERVERVWRGTVMDTYALEKLTGWTPELSPPPDSPLFRWRVLAGVLGRDTCVA
- a CDS encoding YcjF family protein, coding for MSEKTPHRRPATFKLGDPGVIVMDPEETGRPARGTVQITPEADPALLPVPLDAPLKPMRRGFRWGALFWSAAGGLVLLGTGLGVVNLIEDLFARSQTLGYVALAFAVAAGLALTVVIAREAFGLARLAAIEKLHQRAAEVLRSDDRAESRAVVNDLLKLAHQNPQLARARATLKSHADDIIDGADMIKLAERELMAPLDEEARRLVSTAAQRVSVVTAVSPRALIDVLFVFVAAMRLIRQLARLYGGRPGTLGMLSLLRHVIGHLAITGGMAVGDSLVQQMLGHGIAAKLSQRLGEGVLNGLLTARLGLAAIDVTRPLPFTALPRPALSDLAKDLLSKREDEA
- a CDS encoding YcjX family protein, with the translated sequence MPPSFSDIVEEARLSAQALLDYGESFFNPTVRLGVTGLSRAGKTVFITALIHGLTRGGRFPVFEPYATGRIAGARLAPQPDDAVPRFAYETHVRTLIEERRWPNSTVDISELRLVIDYQRQNGADRTLTIDIVDYPGEWLLDLPLLNRSFEQWSAESLALSREGPRVKLAAPWHEHLATLSAESREDEQATLAAAKLFTDYLRACRDERFAMSLLPPGRFLMPGNLAGSPALTFAPLDVPIDGAAPDGSLWAMMRRRYEAYKDVVVRPFFRDHFARLDRQIVLVDALAAFNAGPEALHDLEAALAGILDCFRIGRSTILSSLFRPRIDRILFAATKADHLHHSSHDRLEAVLRRAVAKAADRAEYAGAAIDVVALAAVRATREAMVARGREKLPSILGTPAPGETANGDTFDGETEVATFPGDLPADPEELFKGGFRGLSSTASEQADFRFLRFRPPLLEHTAKDEPALPHIRLDRALQFLIGDRLQ